From Streptomyces yatensis, one genomic window encodes:
- a CDS encoding response regulator transcription factor: protein MGETGGGRVLVTDDDAAIRRSLERGLRLNGFSVTLADGGHAALAAVRDGAPDVVVLDISMPDLSGIEVCRALRGDGNDVPVLMLSALDEVADRVAGLQAGGDDYLVKPFALQELVLRLHALLRRRPPAATDRVRAGALEMAPEAREAWLDGTPLRLTRREFELLDMFARNAGIVLTRDQLLDRVWGYDFEVRTDAVDTFVSYLRRKLEAGGRPRMLHTVRGVGFVLRPSGTPEGRATGV, encoded by the coding sequence ATGGGAGAGACAGGTGGCGGTCGCGTCCTGGTGACCGACGACGACGCGGCCATACGGCGGTCCCTGGAGCGCGGGCTGCGGCTCAACGGGTTCTCCGTGACCCTCGCGGACGGCGGCCACGCCGCGCTCGCCGCGGTGCGCGACGGCGCGCCCGATGTGGTGGTCCTGGACATCTCCATGCCCGACCTCAGCGGTATCGAGGTGTGCCGCGCCCTGCGCGGGGACGGCAATGACGTCCCCGTCCTGATGCTCTCGGCGCTCGACGAGGTGGCCGACCGGGTGGCCGGGCTGCAGGCCGGGGGCGACGACTACCTCGTCAAGCCGTTCGCGCTCCAGGAGTTGGTGCTGCGGCTGCACGCCCTGCTGCGCCGCCGTCCGCCCGCCGCCACCGACCGGGTGCGGGCCGGCGCGCTGGAGATGGCGCCGGAGGCCCGCGAGGCGTGGCTGGACGGGACGCCGCTGCGGCTCACCCGGCGCGAGTTCGAGCTGCTGGACATGTTCGCCCGCAACGCCGGGATCGTGCTCACCCGCGATCAGCTGCTGGACCGCGTCTGGGGCTATGACTTCGAGGTGCGGACGGACGCGGTGGACACCTTCGTCAGCTATCTGCGCCGCAAGCTGGAGGCCGGCGGCCGGCCCCGGATGCTGCACACGGTGCGCGGCGTGGGCTTCGTCCTGCGGCCGTCGGGAACCCCGGAGGGCCGTGCAACAGGCGTGTGA
- a CDS encoding aldehyde dehydrogenase family protein, translating to MQALDALGPKGPYRSRHRLTISDVTGVPMAELSLVPRLFVTRALAALHAAVTPPLEERLAALKRAGELFATGTVAGMTAAAYESAVCRMSGTPLANVRIAVEAIRLSATEAYRSVQAARPVGAVGDWRDPYARGGTAVWIRRGDVFAVHAAGNHPAVHALWLEALALGYRVAVRPSRREPLTPYRLVSALREAGFGTDQVVLLPTDHDAAGEILHGADLSMVYGGQEVIDRYATDPAVLPNGPGRSKILLTADRQWRDHLDVVVDSIARHGGTACVNATAVLVEGDPAPVAEALAERLAALPSLPPRDEKAVLPVHPLETARGFERLLLGKAAGARAWLGGDGVVDDLGDGSAVLRPAVFQLDDPLDPRLGMELSFPCVWVAPWTRAAGVAALRDSLVVTAITGDEALLDALLAEPSVKNLYIGDHPTHWIAPGIPHDAYLGEFLMRTKAVIRG from the coding sequence CTGCAAGCTCTGGACGCCCTCGGCCCCAAGGGGCCCTACCGCTCCCGGCACCGACTCACCATCAGCGATGTCACCGGCGTCCCCATGGCCGAACTGTCCCTGGTGCCCAGGCTGTTCGTGACCCGGGCGCTGGCCGCGCTGCACGCCGCCGTCACGCCGCCGCTGGAGGAGCGGCTGGCCGCGCTGAAGCGGGCCGGGGAGCTGTTCGCCACCGGCACCGTCGCCGGGATGACGGCGGCGGCGTACGAGAGCGCGGTGTGCCGGATGTCGGGCACCCCGCTCGCCAATGTGCGGATCGCCGTGGAGGCGATACGGCTCAGCGCCACCGAGGCGTACCGCAGTGTCCAGGCGGCCCGCCCGGTGGGGGCGGTGGGCGACTGGCGCGATCCGTACGCCCGCGGCGGCACCGCCGTGTGGATCCGGCGCGGCGATGTCTTCGCCGTGCACGCCGCCGGCAACCACCCGGCCGTGCACGCCCTGTGGCTGGAGGCGCTGGCGCTGGGCTACCGGGTGGCCGTACGCCCCTCCCGCCGTGAGCCGCTCACCCCGTACCGGCTGGTCAGCGCCCTGCGCGAGGCGGGTTTCGGGACGGATCAGGTGGTGCTGCTGCCCACCGACCACGACGCGGCCGGGGAGATCCTGCACGGTGCGGATCTGTCCATGGTCTACGGCGGCCAGGAGGTCATCGACCGCTACGCCACCGATCCGGCCGTGCTGCCCAACGGCCCCGGCCGTTCCAAGATCCTGCTCACCGCCGACCGGCAGTGGCGCGACCACCTCGATGTCGTCGTCGACTCGATCGCCCGCCATGGCGGCACCGCATGCGTCAACGCCACCGCCGTGCTCGTCGAGGGCGATCCGGCGCCGGTCGCCGAGGCGCTGGCGGAGCGGCTCGCCGCGCTCCCCAGCCTGCCGCCGCGGGACGAGAAGGCGGTGCTGCCGGTCCATCCGCTCGAGACCGCGCGCGGCTTCGAGCGCCTGCTGCTCGGCAAGGCCGCGGGCGCCCGGGCGTGGCTGGGCGGCGACGGGGTGGTGGACGACCTCGGTGACGGCAGCGCGGTGCTGCGCCCCGCCGTCTTCCAGCTCGACGATCCTCTGGACCCGCGGCTGGGCATGGAGCTGTCGTTCCCCTGCGTCTGGGTGGCCCCCTGGACGCGGGCGGCGGGGGTCGCCGCGCTCCGGGACAGCCTGGTCGTCACGGCGATCACCGGGGACGAGGCGCTGCTGGACGCGCTGCTCGCCGAGCCGTCCGTCAAGAACCTCTACATCGGGGACCACCCCACGCACTGGATCGCCCCGGGCATCCCGCACGACGCGTATCTCGGCGAGTTCCTGATGCGCACGAAGGCCGTCATCCGCGGCTGA
- a CDS encoding AMP-binding protein, protein MPTASLSVLDVPFDERPDPDEYIRAAMEWHFGPDTGSPFWLRKARTLDFDPRRDVKGVADLALFPNVTGELRDVPVRDLIPQGYGADARIVGVFESGGTTGAPKRIVCLRDWLDRLTHGLSADLDGLGIPRGVDWLAIAPSGPHMVGEMVAGTAARHGGLMFRVDMDPRWVKKLISAGKAEETDAYVSHLVEQAAHVLRTQEVGVLMTTPPLLERLARHDDLIELIREKVKGIMWGGAHMDADTRDLLRTEVFPDCALYGTYGNTMILGGATERLGLGPDEPCVFDPRTPFVTFSVVDPASGEPVPYGERGQVVMNHVSKSALLPHNLERDLAIRVPPPEGAAGDSVADVGPVAMFDDEVVIEGVY, encoded by the coding sequence GTGCCGACAGCTTCCCTTTCCGTGCTCGACGTCCCCTTCGACGAGCGCCCCGACCCCGACGAGTACATCCGCGCCGCCATGGAGTGGCACTTCGGCCCGGACACCGGCTCCCCGTTCTGGCTGCGGAAGGCGCGCACACTGGACTTCGACCCGCGCCGTGACGTCAAGGGCGTCGCCGATCTCGCGCTCTTCCCCAATGTCACCGGGGAGTTGCGCGATGTGCCGGTGCGCGATCTGATCCCCCAGGGCTACGGCGCCGACGCCCGGATCGTCGGCGTCTTCGAAAGCGGCGGCACCACCGGCGCGCCCAAGCGGATCGTGTGTCTGCGCGACTGGCTGGACCGGCTCACCCACGGGCTGAGCGCCGACCTCGACGGGCTCGGCATCCCGCGCGGGGTGGACTGGCTCGCCATCGCGCCCAGCGGCCCCCATATGGTCGGCGAGATGGTCGCGGGCACGGCCGCGCGGCACGGCGGGCTGATGTTCCGCGTCGACATGGATCCGCGGTGGGTGAAGAAGCTGATCTCCGCCGGGAAGGCCGAGGAGACCGACGCGTATGTGAGCCACCTGGTGGAGCAGGCGGCGCACGTCCTGCGCACCCAGGAGGTCGGGGTGCTGATGACCACCCCGCCGCTGCTGGAGCGGCTGGCCCGGCACGACGACCTGATCGAGCTGATCAGGGAGAAGGTCAAGGGGATCATGTGGGGCGGCGCCCATATGGACGCCGACACCCGCGATCTGCTGCGCACCGAGGTCTTCCCCGACTGCGCGCTGTACGGCACCTACGGCAACACCATGATCCTCGGCGGCGCCACCGAGCGGCTGGGGCTCGGCCCGGACGAGCCGTGTGTCTTCGATCCGCGCACGCCGTTCGTCACCTTCTCGGTGGTGGACCCGGCGAGCGGGGAGCCGGTGCCGTACGGCGAGCGCGGCCAGGTGGTGATGAACCACGTCAGCAAGTCGGCTCTGCTTCCCCACAACCTCGAGCGCGATCTGGCGATCCGCGTCCCGCCGCCCGAGGGCGCGGCCGGGGACTCGGTGGCGGATGTGGGGCCGGTCGCGATGTTCGACGACGAGGTCGTGATCGAGGGCGTCTACTGA